TTGTCTCAAAATGTCGATTTCTTCTGGCAAAACTAATTCTTCTGTGAGCGCTTCTTCGAGTTTTTCAATCATGTCATAAATAGCGATTTTGCTTTTTCCAGCTTCCGCTATGGCATGTATCCAAACCGTAAACACTTCGCACCACATGACCTTTGTGTCTTCTGGCCGTTTATCCACAACCTCGATAAAATAAAAGGGCGATGGCATGTCTTCTGGGACATGATCATAAGCCATCAACCCTGTCTTATCTTCGATTTTTTGTTTAATTGAGGCGTGTAAATCAACCAGTCCCAACTTTTTTAACATGTCATCTCCTCAATTCGTTTAGCATGTCTTGCCTATAAATTTCACGCTGTTT
The genomic region above belongs to Streptococcus pyogenes and contains:
- a CDS encoding DUF5072 family protein, coding for MLKKLGLVDLHASIKQKIEDKTGLMAYDHVPEDMPSPFYFIEVVDKRPEDTKVMWCEVFTVWIHAIAEAGKSKIAIYDMIEKLEEALTEELVLPEEIDILRQSEVGMQSLQEDETGEMHAIVAYEIKVSYGFKVKV